GGATCGGACAGGCTTCCTGCGCCCGGTTATATTCGCGAAAGACCACACGCTGTGATTGCCACTGTTCGTTGGACATGCCGTTTCGTTCTTTCAGGTCGCCCCCCGCAGAAAACGCGCGTTCTCCGGCGCCCGTCAAAACCAGGCAATTGATATCGCCTAAGACACCCGTTTCCATGGCTAAGAACACATCCCTGAGTTCCCCCGCCAAAACCGTATTAACCGCGTTCATGACCTCAGGCCGGTTCATCGTCGCCACGCCGACATTGGGTTCGGGCTCTTCAAAAGTCAGGTGCTTGAAATCAACCATGCTCTGTTTCCAAGAAGTCGCGCAGCACGTCCGCCATTTTTTCCCAATCAGTTTCAGGGGCCGCATGGCCGTCGTCGCTGTCGATGATAAACGTCGTTGCTTGATTGACTTTTTCAACAATAGGCGGCGCGACATCGGGCGGATAAAGGGTGTCTGACCGAGACAGAATGTACAGCATGGGGGCGGTGATTTTCGCCACCTTATCGGTTACATCAAACCGCATCGCTGTCTTACGCAGCGCGATGAGAGAATTCGGATCACATTGATCCGCCCAAGTTTGCGCCTCATCATCTAACGCTTGCTCGACCTTCGCTGCGTCGTTCAGGTCTTCCATAAAAGCGTCAGCGACACCTAATTCTCGGTTCATGTCGATGCGAAAGGCGACCATGGCGTCACGGATTTCGCCTTCGCCTTCACCCCCGTAAAAGTGACCGCCGTTCCAGCCTTTGCGTGCGGCGAACGGTTTTTCCAAATCTACTAGGACTTGCGCGTCGCCCCGCCCCTTTGGCGCACTTGCCACCGGGATGATCCGCTCTACCTTTTCAGGCCGACTCATCGCCCACTCAAATGTCAGATGGCCGCCGAAGGAATAGCCCACGACGGCCGCCAATTCGCGAATACCCAAGTGTTCTGTTAGTAAAGCCTGGGCATTGACCATGTCGCCGACGGTGACATCAGGGAAGTCTGGGCCGTAGGGCTTGCCGGTTTCGGGACTGATGCTTTTGGGTCCCGTGCTGCCTCGGGCAGAACCCAGCATGTTGGAACAGACAACA
The DNA window shown above is from Rhodospirillaceae bacterium and carries:
- a CDS encoding alpha/beta fold hydrolase encodes the protein MPENFNIDELDLELGGRLQNADLAYETWGRLNPSGDNAILVCHGYTEGCHAGGEGGWWQGLIGSGCAMDTDKFFVVCSNMLGSARGSTGPKSISPETGKPYGPDFPDVTVGDMVNAQALLTEHLGIRELAAVVGYSFGGHLTFEWAMSRPEKVERIIPVASAPKGRGDAQVLVDLEKPFAARKGWNGGHFYGGEGEGEIRDAMVAFRIDMNRELGVADAFMEDLNDAAKVEQALDDEAQTWADQCDPNSLIALRKTAMRFDVTDKVAKITAPMLYILSRSDTLYPPDVAPPIVEKVNQATTFIIDSDDGHAAPETDWEKMADVLRDFLETEHG